In Vigna unguiculata cultivar IT97K-499-35 chromosome 3, ASM411807v1, whole genome shotgun sequence, a single genomic region encodes these proteins:
- the LOC114178186 gene encoding protein ESMERALDA 1, translated as MHPYNRLPSSGHSTPSPPPSPLRSPRLRHGRSKTGRFSPNRGGGRTAAQRLSWMFLSVLLRRQGVFLFAPLIYISGMLLYMGTASFDVVPVIKHRPAPGSVYRSPQLYAKLHLEMDSDNSSVDAISTIWKIPYKGGEWKPCVNRSCEALPESNGYIYVEANGGLNQQRTSVCNAVAVAGYLNATLVIPNFHYHSIWKDPSKFRDIYDEEFFVNTLKNDVRVVDKIPEYLMERFGSNMTNVHNFRIKAWSSIQYYKDVVLPKLLEEKVIRISPFANRLSFDAPPVVQRLRCLANYEALRFSSPILSIGEALVERMRKHSAINGGKYVSVHLRFEEDMVAFSCCVFDGGKQEREDMIAARERGWKGKFTKPGRVIRPGAIRINGKCPLTPLEVGLMLRGMGFTKNTSIFLASGKIYNSEKTMAPLREMFPNLHTKDTLASEEELAPFKSYSSRMAAIDYTVCLHSEVFVTTQGGNFPHFLLGHRRYLYGGHAKTIKPDKRKLALLFDNPNIGWKSLKRQLLSMRSHSDSKGVELKRPNDSIYSFPCPDCMCRANRTDDSRSSSAT; from the exons ATGCACCCGTACAATCGGCTACCGAGCAGCGGGCACTCGACACCGTCGCCGCCGCCGTCGCCGCTCCGGTCGCCGAGGCTCCGCCACGGGCGGTCTAAGACCGGGCGGTTCTCTCCAAACCGGGGGGGCGGTCGGACCGCAGCGCAGCGGCTCAGCTGGATGTTTCTATCCGTCCTGCTCCGACGACAAGGCGTTTTCCTCTTCGCTCCTCTCATATACATCTCTGGCATGCTGCTTTACATGGGAACCGCTTCCTTCGACGTCGTTCCGGTTATAAAGCACCGTCCCGCGCCTGGCTCTGTCTACCGTAGCCCTCAGCTGTACGCTAAGCTTCACCTCGAAATGGATTCCGACAATTCCTCCGTCGATGCG ATATCAACAATATGGAAGATTCCCTACAAAGGTGGTGAGTGGAAACCATGTGTGAACCGATCTTGTGAAG ccctacctGAATCAAATGGATACATATACGTAGAGGCTAATGGTGGCTTAAATCAGCAGAGGACATCC GTATGCAATGCTGTTGCAGTGGCTGGATATCTCAATGCTACGCTTGTAATCCCCAACTTTCATTATCATAGCATATGGAAAGACCCTAG CAAATTCAGGGACATTTATGATGAAGAATTTTTTGTGAATACCTTGAAAAATGATGTGCGGGTGGTTGACAAGATACCTGAATACCTAATGGAAAGATTTGGCAGCAACATGACAAACGTTCACAATTTCAGGATCAAGGCCTGGTCATCTATTCAGTATTACAAAGATGTGGTACTCCCTAAGTTACTTGAAGAGAA GGTTATAAGGATTTCACCATTTGCAAATAGATTGTCATTTGATGCTCCTCCAGTTGTCCAGCGGCTTAGATGCCTAGCAAACTATGAGGCTTTACGGTTTTCAAGTCCTATATTGTCCATAGGTGAAGCTTTGGTTGAAAGAATGAGAAAACACAGTGCCATTAATGGTGGTAAATATGTATCCGTACATCTTCGTTTTGAAGAG GATATGGTTGCTTTCTCTTGTTGTGTTTTCGACGGTGGAAAACAGGAGAGAGAAGACATGATTGCAGCTAGAGAAAGAGGTTGGAAAGGGAAATTTACAAAACCTGGACGAGTTATACGTCCAGGAGCAATCAGGATCAATGGGAAGTGTCCCCTTACCCCATTAGAG GTTGGCCTTATGCTGAGGGGAATGGGTTTCACGAAGAACACTTCTATCTTTTTAGCATCtgggaaaatatataattcggAGAAAACTATGGCCCCGCTACGCGAAATGTTTCCTAATTTACATACTAAGGATACCCTGGCTTCTGAAGAGGAGCTTGCTCCATTTAAG AGTTATTCTTCCAGGATGGCTGCTATAGATTACACTGTTTGTCTTCATAGTGAGGTGTTTGTCACAACTCAGGGGGGCAACTTCCCTCATTTTCTGCTAGGTCACAGAAGATACTTGTATGGTGGACATGCTAAGACAATTAAACCTGATAAGCGGAAGTTGGCATTACTGTTTGATAATCCCAATATAGG ATGGAAAAGTCTTAAGCGACAACTGCTGAGCATGAGGTCACATAGTGATTCGAAGGGGGTTGAGCTCAAAAGACCAAATGATTCTATATACAGCTTTCCGTGCCCAGATTGTATGTGCCGTGCCAACAGAACTGATGATTCAAGATCTTCATCGGCAACTTGA